In one Brevibacillus composti genomic region, the following are encoded:
- a CDS encoding ThiF family adenylyltransferase: MHTRYSRQILFAPIGRTGQERLAKSRVAIVGMGALGTVSANHMVRAGVGFVRIIDRDFVEPSNLQRQMLYDEEDARQHLPKAIAAHAKLTRINSDVTIEPVVADLTAYNAESLLADVDLVLDATDNFQVRYLVNDVCVKHGIPWVYGGAVSATGTFTAIRPGITPCLRCLFPEAPNPGEMATCDTAGVIGPIIHIIASYQATESFKLLVGDEAALNPYLEHFDLWNNQHQQIKVSGSRRADCPTCGQRQFSFLQPDSQDGQAVSLCGRDTVQISPAADTSLDLEKLAERLSPLGQVERNKFLLRFHADPHTLVVFPDGRVLVQGTDDVSLARTLHAKYIGA; the protein is encoded by the coding sequence TTGCATACCCGCTATTCCCGTCAAATCCTGTTTGCCCCCATCGGCCGCACCGGACAGGAGCGGCTGGCGAAGAGCCGTGTAGCCATCGTCGGCATGGGCGCGCTGGGAACCGTCTCGGCCAATCACATGGTCCGCGCAGGCGTAGGCTTTGTCCGCATCATCGACCGCGATTTTGTCGAGCCGAGCAATCTGCAGCGGCAGATGCTCTACGATGAGGAGGATGCCCGGCAGCATTTGCCCAAGGCGATCGCCGCCCACGCCAAACTGACCCGGATCAACTCCGACGTGACGATTGAGCCTGTCGTGGCCGACCTGACCGCCTACAATGCCGAGTCCCTGCTGGCCGATGTCGATCTGGTGCTGGATGCGACGGACAACTTTCAGGTGCGCTATCTGGTCAATGACGTTTGCGTAAAGCACGGCATCCCTTGGGTGTACGGCGGCGCCGTGAGCGCCACCGGCACATTTACCGCGATTCGGCCCGGCATCACGCCATGTCTTCGCTGTCTCTTTCCGGAAGCGCCCAACCCCGGGGAAATGGCTACTTGCGATACTGCCGGCGTAATCGGTCCGATCATTCACATCATTGCTTCTTATCAGGCGACGGAGTCCTTCAAGCTGCTCGTGGGAGACGAGGCTGCGCTCAATCCCTATCTGGAGCATTTCGATCTCTGGAACAACCAGCATCAGCAAATCAAGGTGAGCGGCAGCAGACGCGCCGATTGCCCGACATGCGGACAACGGCAGTTTTCCTTTTTGCAGCCGGATTCGCAGGATGGACAGGCGGTCTCCCTCTGCGGACGGGACACGGTGCAAATCTCCCCCGCCGCGGACACCTCGCTCGATCTGGAAAAGCTGGCGGAGAGGCTCTCCCCGCTCGGGCAGGTGGAGCGCAACAAGTTTCTCCTGCGGTTCCATGCCGATCCGCATACGCTGGTGGTATTTCCCGACGGCCGCGTGCTCGTGCAGGGGACAGACGACGTGAGTCTGGCCCGCACGCTGCATGCCAAGTATATCGGCGCCTAG
- the acnA gene encoding aconitate hydratase AcnA → MAKNDAYNVKSSLQVGGKSYAYYRLQGLEEQGIGEISKLPFSIKVLLEAAVRQFDGRAITKEHVQQLANWTKGRDSNKEVPLAPARIVLQDFTGVPAVVDLAAMRIAMKRAGGDPKRINPLVPVDLVIDHSVMVDDFGNDQALDHNMKLEFERNQERYRFLRWAQTAFDNFRVVPPATGIVHQVNLEYLASVIATREVDGELVAFPDSLVGTDSHTTMINGLGVLGWGVGGIEAEAGMLGQPLYFVTPEVVGFKLTGTLKEGATATDLALTVTQMLRKKGVVGKFVEFYGPGLSNISLADRATVANMAPEYGATMGFFPVDAETLNYLRQTGREDSLIELVETYTKANGLFRTDETPDPVFSETLELDLSTVVPSLAGPKRPQDRVELTSMKESFNESLRAPIEKGGFGLSEDKIAKEVQVNYPTGETATLKTGSVVIAAITSCTNTSNPSVMLGAGILAKKAVEKGLKKPPFVKSSLAPGSRVVTQYLIDAGLLDSLNTLGFNVVGYGCTTCIGNSGPLPEETSKAIADNDLTVAAVLSGNRNFEGRIHALVKANYLASPPLVIAYALAGNVNIDLTTEPLGIGNDGQPVYLKDIWPTPQELNEAMDKAMNPELFRAQYAKVFTQNEEWNKIDAPTGDLYEWDEKSTYIQEPPFFQNLTGDVGHIDEILKARTIALFGDSVTTDHISPAGNISPTSPAGKYLQENGVERKDFNSYGARRGSHDVMMRGTFANIRIRNQVAPGTEGGVTKYLPTGEIMSIYDACMKYQADGTPLVVLAGKEYGTGSSRDWAAKGTFLLGIKAVIAESFERIHRSNLVGMGVLPLQFADDQGWKSLGIDGTETFDILGLSDEVQPGQRVKVKATRQDGSSFEFDAIVRLDSLVDVDYYRNGGILQTVLRQLLDEGKPVTA, encoded by the coding sequence TTGGCTAAAAACGATGCTTACAACGTCAAGTCTTCCCTGCAAGTAGGCGGCAAATCGTACGCGTACTACCGCCTGCAAGGCCTGGAAGAACAAGGAATCGGCGAGATCTCCAAGCTGCCGTTCTCCATCAAAGTGCTGCTGGAAGCGGCTGTTCGTCAATTTGACGGCCGTGCCATTACCAAAGAACATGTACAGCAACTGGCAAACTGGACAAAAGGACGCGACAGCAACAAAGAAGTACCGCTCGCTCCTGCCCGTATCGTCCTGCAAGACTTTACCGGCGTGCCCGCTGTCGTAGACCTGGCTGCCATGCGTATCGCGATGAAGCGCGCTGGCGGCGATCCGAAGCGCATCAATCCGCTGGTACCGGTCGATCTGGTTATCGACCACTCCGTCATGGTTGACGATTTCGGAAACGATCAAGCCCTCGACCACAACATGAAGCTGGAATTCGAACGCAACCAGGAGCGCTACCGCTTCCTGCGCTGGGCGCAAACCGCTTTTGACAACTTCCGCGTCGTTCCTCCTGCGACCGGTATCGTTCACCAGGTAAACCTGGAGTACCTCGCATCCGTGATCGCTACGCGCGAAGTAGACGGCGAACTGGTCGCTTTCCCTGACTCTCTCGTCGGTACGGACTCCCACACCACCATGATCAACGGTCTGGGCGTACTCGGCTGGGGTGTCGGCGGTATCGAGGCAGAGGCAGGCATGCTCGGCCAACCGCTTTACTTCGTCACGCCAGAGGTGGTCGGCTTCAAACTGACCGGCACGCTGAAAGAAGGCGCGACTGCTACCGACCTGGCTCTGACGGTTACGCAAATGCTGCGTAAAAAAGGCGTTGTCGGCAAATTCGTGGAGTTCTACGGTCCTGGCCTGTCCAACATCTCGCTGGCAGACCGCGCGACTGTAGCCAACATGGCTCCTGAATACGGCGCGACCATGGGCTTCTTCCCGGTAGACGCGGAAACGCTCAACTACCTGCGTCAAACCGGCCGCGAGGATTCCCTGATCGAGCTGGTCGAAACCTATACCAAAGCAAACGGCCTGTTCCGCACCGACGAGACGCCAGACCCTGTCTTCTCCGAAACACTGGAGCTGGATCTGTCCACCGTGGTGCCGAGCCTGGCTGGTCCGAAGCGTCCGCAAGACCGCGTCGAGCTGACTTCCATGAAGGAATCCTTCAATGAAAGCCTGCGCGCTCCGATCGAAAAAGGCGGCTTCGGTCTGTCGGAAGACAAGATTGCAAAAGAAGTGCAAGTCAACTACCCGACCGGTGAAACGGCTACCCTGAAAACAGGCTCTGTCGTGATCGCGGCGATCACTTCCTGCACCAATACCTCCAACCCGAGCGTCATGCTGGGCGCAGGTATCCTGGCGAAGAAAGCGGTCGAAAAAGGCCTGAAGAAGCCTCCATTCGTGAAGAGCTCCCTGGCTCCGGGATCCCGTGTCGTGACCCAATACCTGATCGATGCAGGTCTGCTCGACTCTCTGAACACCCTCGGCTTCAACGTCGTCGGCTACGGCTGCACCACTTGTATCGGTAACTCCGGTCCGCTGCCGGAAGAAACCAGCAAGGCCATCGCCGACAACGACCTGACCGTAGCAGCGGTTCTCTCCGGAAACCGCAACTTCGAAGGCCGCATCCACGCGCTGGTGAAAGCGAACTACCTCGCTTCACCTCCGCTCGTGATCGCCTATGCGCTGGCTGGAAATGTAAACATCGACCTGACGACCGAGCCGCTCGGCATCGGCAACGACGGTCAGCCTGTTTACCTGAAAGATATCTGGCCAACACCGCAAGAACTGAACGAAGCCATGGACAAAGCGATGAATCCAGAGCTGTTCCGTGCACAATACGCAAAAGTCTTCACCCAAAACGAAGAGTGGAACAAGATCGATGCGCCAACCGGCGATCTGTACGAGTGGGATGAAAAATCCACCTACATCCAAGAGCCTCCATTCTTCCAAAACCTGACCGGCGATGTCGGCCATATCGACGAAATCCTGAAAGCCCGCACCATCGCGCTGTTCGGCGATTCCGTCACGACGGACCACATCTCCCCGGCAGGGAACATCTCGCCGACGAGCCCGGCAGGCAAATACCTGCAGGAAAACGGCGTAGAACGAAAAGACTTCAACTCCTACGGCGCTCGCCGCGGAAGCCACGATGTCATGATGCGCGGTACTTTTGCCAACATCCGCATCCGCAACCAAGTGGCTCCTGGCACAGAGGGCGGCGTAACCAAATACCTGCCGACCGGCGAAATCATGTCCATCTACGATGCTTGCATGAAGTATCAAGCAGATGGCACGCCGCTGGTGGTTCTGGCCGGTAAAGAGTACGGTACCGGTTCTTCCCGTGACTGGGCAGCCAAAGGTACCTTCCTGCTCGGCATCAAAGCCGTTATCGCAGAAAGCTTTGAGCGTATCCACCGCTCCAACCTGGTCGGCATGGGCGTATTGCCGCTGCAATTTGCTGACGACCAAGGCTGGAAGTCGCTCGGCATCGACGGTACGGAAACCTTCGACATTCTCGGTCTGTCTGACGAAGT
- the moaD gene encoding molybdopterin converting factor subunit 1, which translates to MQISVLLFAGLAERAGTRSISLALPEGATVQDLLQAVSSQYPALSSLLGSCFISLNQEYATPDKTIQAGDEIAILPPVSGGQEPRFAITTEPLQVEKLMKLVMNPHAGAVLSFVGTVREFTHGQRTVSLSYEAYEPMAVEKMKQIAREIEERWPGAQVAMHHRIGDMAIEEIAVVAVVATPHRKAAFEAGEYAIERLKQIVPIWKKEIWEDGSEWKGHQQGPWNPIALPDDGERS; encoded by the coding sequence ATGCAAATTTCCGTTCTATTGTTTGCCGGTTTGGCCGAGCGGGCAGGTACACGCAGCATCTCTCTAGCGCTGCCGGAGGGTGCCACCGTCCAAGACCTCTTGCAGGCCGTATCCAGCCAGTATCCCGCACTTTCTTCCCTGTTGGGAAGCTGCTTCATCTCGCTCAATCAGGAATACGCGACGCCGGACAAAACGATCCAGGCCGGAGACGAGATCGCCATCCTGCCTCCGGTGAGCGGAGGACAGGAGCCTCGGTTCGCGATTACCACCGAGCCTTTGCAGGTCGAAAAACTGATGAAGCTGGTCATGAATCCCCATGCGGGCGCCGTCCTCTCCTTTGTCGGGACGGTACGCGAATTTACCCATGGACAGCGCACCGTCTCGCTCTCGTATGAAGCCTATGAGCCGATGGCGGTGGAAAAAATGAAACAAATCGCGCGTGAGATTGAGGAGCGTTGGCCGGGTGCCCAGGTCGCCATGCATCACCGAATCGGCGATATGGCCATCGAAGAGATCGCCGTCGTAGCCGTCGTGGCTACTCCGCACCGGAAGGCGGCCTTTGAAGCAGGCGAATACGCGATCGAACGCTTAAAACAAATCGTTCCGATATGGAAAAAGGAAATCTGGGAGGACGGCAGCGAGTGGAAAGGCCATCAGCAAGGGCCGTGGAATCCGATCGCGCTCCCGGATGACGGAGAAAGGAGCTAA